A stretch of Sulfurimonas xiamenensis DNA encodes these proteins:
- a CDS encoding ketopantoate reductase family protein: MRIAIVGLGGVGGYLAASLVKTSHKVAGFARGEHLAKIQTSGLKIVEDEKEWQVNLCAKSLQEADGYFDIVIFCVKSYDLEESCKAIASHIDSNSILISFSNGVSNADLLRELSDAKVLEGCIYILSHIQQAGVICKKGDVFAAVFGGDKDAVQKLSSVFDEANLRYKIPSDIKAAVWKKYIFISAFATLTTYYDANIRDVYENHYNEAKALLREIAEVAQTKGVDIYDEIENSLQTAGKVPYDSSTSMHLDFKNRKRDELETLSGYIVKEAKRNNIEVPFMEKMYLELQKRRIS; encoded by the coding sequence ATGAGAATAGCTATAGTTGGGCTTGGCGGTGTTGGCGGATATTTGGCAGCATCTTTGGTAAAAACTTCTCATAAAGTGGCTGGATTTGCAAGAGGTGAACATCTTGCAAAGATACAAACTAGCGGACTTAAAATAGTTGAAGATGAAAAAGAGTGGCAGGTAAATCTTTGTGCGAAGAGCCTTCAGGAAGCTGATGGGTATTTTGACATAGTGATTTTTTGTGTCAAAAGCTATGATCTTGAAGAGTCTTGTAAAGCAATTGCATCTCATATTGATTCAAACTCGATTTTGATCAGTTTTTCAAACGGAGTCTCAAATGCCGATCTCTTAAGAGAGCTCTCAGATGCAAAAGTTTTAGAAGGATGCATTTATATACTTTCACATATTCAACAAGCAGGAGTTATATGTAAAAAAGGGGATGTTTTTGCAGCTGTTTTTGGAGGAGACAAAGATGCTGTTCAAAAACTCTCATCTGTGTTTGATGAAGCAAATTTAAGATATAAAATTCCATCAGATATTAAAGCGGCAGTATGGAAAAAATATATATTTATTTCAGCTTTTGCAACTTTGACAACCTATTATGATGCGAATATACGAGATGTTTATGAAAATCACTACAATGAAGCAAAAGCGCTCTTGAGAGAGATAGCAGAAGTAGCACAAACAAAAGGGGTAGATATTTATGATGAGATAGAAAACTCACTTCAAACTGCAGGCAAAGTTCCGTATGATTCAAGCACATCAATGCACTTGGATTTTAAAAATAGAAAAAGAGATGAACTTGAGACTCTAAGCGGCTATATAGTCAAAGAGGCAAAAAGGAACAATATAGAAGTTCCTTTTATGGAGAAGATGTATTTAGAGTTGCAAAAACGACGAATTAGCTAA
- a CDS encoding peroxiredoxin, which translates to MACDTGVKAREDKKEVAENNQIETKKEKKMSSTMVLRQMPEFKMSAYDSKTGHYTTVSSEDYKGKWTVVCFYPADFTFVCPTEIAAMNAKYDEFQELGVEILPISTDTKFSHKRFVETEPILKDLKLTIGADTTKSVAESFGVLIEEEGVALRGRFLFNPDGVCVAQEVQADSVGRNVNEFLRQVRAWQHATATGEVCPAGWRPGKKTLPVNTDVEQMTGKVGDYITIEEILS; encoded by the coding sequence ATGGCTTGTGATACAGGCGTAAAAGCTAGAGAAGATAAAAAAGAAGTAGCAGAAAATAACCAAATAGAAACAAAAAAGGAGAAAAAAATGAGTTCAACAATGGTTTTAAGACAAATGCCGGAATTTAAAATGAGTGCATACGATTCAAAAACAGGTCACTATACAACGGTATCAAGTGAAGATTATAAAGGTAAGTGGACGGTGGTCTGTTTCTATCCTGCAGATTTTACATTTGTCTGTCCTACTGAGATAGCTGCTATGAATGCAAAATATGACGAGTTTCAAGAGTTAGGAGTAGAAATTCTTCCTATATCAACAGACACAAAATTCTCACACAAAAGATTTGTAGAGACTGAACCAATCTTAAAAGACTTGAAACTTACAATAGGTGCAGATACTACAAAATCTGTAGCTGAATCTTTCGGCGTGCTTATCGAAGAGGAAGGTGTTGCTTTAAGAGGAAGATTTTTATTTAATCCAGATGGTGTTTGTGTAGCTCAAGAAGTACAGGCTGACTCTGTTGGAAGAAATGTAAACGAGTTTCTAAGACAAGTAAGAGCTTGGCAACATGCAACTGCTACAGGTGAAGTTTGTCCGGCGGGATGGAGACCTGGTAAAAAAACACTTCCGGTAAACACTGATGTAGAACAGATGACCGGCAAAGTAGGTGATTATATTACTATCGAAGAGATATTGTCATAA
- a CDS encoding FKBP-type peptidyl-prolyl cis-trans isomerase gives MAISNNQVVSMEYEVKVEGNVVDSNVNKEPLEFTFGTGQIIPGLESRMADMSEGEEASIVVPANEAYGEYNEEAIQKLPKEQFDGIELSAGLQLQGQGPDGNPIQVVVKEILDNEVVIDFNHPLAGKELNFNINILSVK, from the coding sequence ATGGCTATTAGTAACAATCAAGTAGTTTCTATGGAGTATGAAGTAAAAGTTGAAGGAAATGTTGTTGATAGCAATGTTAATAAAGAGCCGTTAGAGTTTACTTTTGGTACGGGTCAAATCATCCCTGGATTAGAGTCCAGAATGGCAGATATGAGTGAAGGTGAAGAAGCTTCTATCGTAGTTCCAGCAAATGAAGCATACGGTGAGTATAACGAAGAAGCAATACAAAAGCTTCCAAAAGAGCAGTTTGATGGAATCGAACTATCAGCAGGTCTTCAGCTTCAAGGTCAAGGACCAGATGGCAACCCTATTCAAGTTGTTGTAAAAGAGATTTTAGACAATGAAGTAGTTATTGACTTCAATCACCCCTTAGCGGGCAAAGAGTTAAACTTTAATATCAATATACTCTCTGTAAAATAA
- a CDS encoding siroheme decarboxylase subunit alpha, with amino-acid sequence MKDEILSRIQKNFPLVARPFKVIADELNSSEDEVIAILQEEKNNNIIRQTSAIFDTKRLGYESSLVAFKVSEEKINDAVKIINSHPGISHNYERNHDFNIWFTLAVAPNSKLGLEKTVQILANAVQADDYITLPTLKLFKINVKLNTTGKDDKKEKVKKAKYKDIELTPLHHEIIRSTQYDIEIVREPFKKIVEELDIDYDTFFSILNELQEAGVMRRFASILNHRKAGFSANAMVVWDIDEAKGEEIGKKAAEFSAVSHCYLRPKYPNWPYNLFTMVHGKSTDETNAIIAEMAEEIESKEHMPLYSSREFKKVRVEYFTPEFEDWEEKYNK; translated from the coding sequence ATGAAAGATGAAATCTTATCACGAATTCAGAAAAATTTTCCTTTAGTCGCAAGACCGTTTAAAGTAATTGCTGATGAGTTAAACAGTAGTGAAGATGAGGTTATTGCTATTTTACAAGAAGAGAAAAATAACAACATTATTCGACAAACATCGGCGATATTTGATACAAAAAGATTGGGGTATGAATCTTCTTTGGTTGCATTTAAGGTTTCTGAAGAGAAGATAAATGATGCGGTGAAAATAATAAACTCTCATCCAGGCATTTCCCACAACTATGAGAGAAATCATGATTTTAATATTTGGTTTACACTTGCAGTAGCTCCAAATTCAAAACTCGGGCTTGAAAAAACTGTACAAATTTTAGCAAACGCTGTGCAAGCAGATGACTATATCACTCTTCCGACACTAAAACTATTTAAAATCAATGTAAAATTAAATACTACCGGTAAAGATGATAAAAAAGAGAAAGTAAAAAAAGCTAAATACAAAGATATAGAGCTGACTCCGCTTCATCATGAAATAATAAGAAGCACTCAGTATGATATAGAGATAGTAAGAGAGCCTTTTAAAAAGATAGTTGAAGAGTTAGATATAGATTATGATACATTTTTTTCGATTTTAAACGAATTGCAAGAGGCTGGCGTTATGAGAAGATTTGCCTCTATTCTTAACCATAGAAAAGCAGGTTTTAGTGCAAATGCAATGGTTGTATGGGATATAGATGAAGCAAAAGGAGAGGAGATTGGTAAAAAAGCTGCTGAATTTAGCGCAGTTTCACACTGTTATCTTCGTCCAAAGTATCCAAATTGGCCATATAACCTTTTTACTATGGTTCATGGAAAAAGTACGGATGAGACAAATGCGATTATTGCTGAGATGGCAGAAGAGATTGAATCAAAAGAGCATATGCCGCTTTATAGTTCACGAGAATTTAAAAAAGTAAGAGTAGAGTATTTTACCCCAGAATTTGAAGATTGGGAAGAGAAGTATAATAAATAA
- a CDS encoding precorrin-2 dehydrogenase/sirohydrochlorin ferrochelatase family protein, translated as MNYFPAFLKLDNKKVLIIGGGCIAFKKLEHLLDFTSNISLIALEFSNEMSTVIKEKKLHFEKRSYQKGDIKEFDIVIIAIDNIPLQAEIFEESKQYKCLCNSVDSTEYCDFIFPSYIKKDDLTIAISTSGSSPAVAKHLKRYLQKLIPSNICEFLQEMKELRKTLPKGKERMKILDKKAQNYINSWSDK; from the coding sequence ATGAATTACTTTCCAGCTTTTTTAAAACTTGATAATAAAAAAGTTCTTATTATCGGCGGCGGTTGTATAGCTTTTAAAAAATTAGAACATCTCTTAGATTTCACCTCAAACATTTCGCTTATTGCACTTGAATTCTCAAATGAAATGAGTACTGTAATTAAAGAAAAAAAACTTCATTTTGAAAAAAGAAGTTATCAAAAGGGTGATATCAAAGAGTTTGATATAGTCATTATTGCCATTGACAACATCCCGCTACAGGCTGAAATATTTGAAGAATCAAAACAGTATAAATGCCTTTGCAACTCTGTTGATTCAACAGAATATTGTGATTTTATTTTTCCCTCATATATAAAAAAAGATGATTTAACTATTGCCATATCTACATCAGGATCATCACCGGCGGTTGCAAAACATTTAAAAAGATATCTTCAAAAACTAATACCTTCTAATATATGCGAATTTTTGCAAGAGATGAAAGAGTTAAGAAAAACTTTGCCAAAAGGCAAAGAGAGAATGAAAATACTTGATAAAAAAGCACAAAATTATATCAACAGCTGGAGTGATAAATAA
- a CDS encoding MFS transporter, which yields MDKFSNHIKNILHGFFLAIGTTIAEPSTILPLIVNYFGGSSMLVGFFASLLRGGAVVVQLFAAFHAQSYTRMLPYLRKIFFIRFISWFFIGVAIILFGENYPNITLASIGFGLFMFSFSAGFAAIYFREIMAKIFSHKFRGKTMAYRQFFSGAGGLLSGAFAAWILESFDAPQSYGYLFIISSFIMGFGFFAFSLVDEPIKKEVSKKERTFKEFLQNSYLLLKADKNLQIQVVTFLLAYGYLIALPFIILDAKQKIDLGGVAIGSLITTQMVGAMISNFLWGNLSGKGRNTLTAKFSIIMHVFAVILAVYATSLYEYMIIFFLIGASIDGNRIASSNLILKIAPAEKRPVYIALQMNIVSLGLFFSIIGGVILHYLNYTVLYGSSIMVLLAALYLSFKLKD from the coding sequence ATGGATAAGTTCTCTAATCATATAAAAAATATTTTACATGGATTTTTTTTGGCAATTGGGACAACGATTGCTGAACCGTCAACTATTTTACCTCTTATTGTAAATTATTTTGGCGGAAGTTCTATGCTTGTCGGATTTTTTGCATCTTTGCTTCGAGGCGGAGCTGTCGTAGTGCAGCTTTTTGCCGCATTTCATGCACAGAGCTATACCCGTATGCTGCCATATCTGCGTAAAATCTTTTTTATTAGATTTATATCATGGTTTTTTATCGGCGTTGCCATTATTCTTTTTGGTGAAAATTATCCAAATATAACACTGGCTTCTATCGGATTTGGACTTTTTATGTTCTCCTTTAGTGCAGGTTTTGCAGCAATCTATTTTAGAGAGATAATGGCGAAGATTTTTTCTCATAAATTTCGTGGAAAAACTATGGCATATCGTCAGTTTTTCAGCGGAGCAGGAGGACTTTTAAGCGGTGCTTTTGCAGCATGGATACTTGAATCGTTTGATGCACCGCAAAGCTACGGCTATCTTTTTATAATAAGTTCTTTTATTATGGGTTTTGGTTTTTTTGCTTTTTCTTTAGTTGATGAACCGATAAAAAAAGAAGTTTCTAAAAAAGAGAGAACATTTAAAGAGTTTTTACAAAATTCCTATCTGCTTTTAAAAGCGGATAAGAATTTGCAAATACAGGTTGTTACCTTTCTTTTAGCATACGGATATCTTATCGCTTTGCCATTTATCATACTTGATGCCAAGCAAAAGATAGACCTTGGAGGTGTGGCAATTGGTTCTTTGATAACAACACAAATGGTAGGCGCAATGATTAGCAACTTTTTATGGGGTAATCTGAGCGGAAAAGGGCGAAACACATTAACGGCAAAATTTTCAATAATAATGCATGTTTTTGCTGTTATTTTAGCAGTTTATGCGACTTCTTTATATGAGTATATGATTATCTTTTTTTTAATCGGTGCTTCAATTGATGGTAATCGTATAGCATCTAGCAATCTTATATTAAAGATTGCACCTGCTGAAAAAAGACCTGTTTACATTGCTCTTCAGATGAACATCGTCTCTTTGGGTCTATTTTTTTCAATTATCGGCGGGGTAATTTTGCACTATTTAAACTATACAGTGCTTTATGGCAGTTCAATAATGGTGCTTCTTGCAGCATTATATTTGTCTTTTAAATTAAAAGATTAG
- a CDS encoding glycosyl transferase, whose amino-acid sequence MDFFKYIHAVGTGAKANRDLTFEESKDMMSQILNQSVYSEQIAAFLLGWRLKPETTQEFRGVVEACDMFIEKTPVANSIELGYPFDGKVNNPFMFPLIAKVLENSALNLVVVGDDLAPAKKGITLKEVATNIKLNKNIYYFDRADFFKEMHNLTDLRMRLGLRTGLNTIEKLTHVGESEYAITGVFHKPFVKKYVEIFAHKYKRLALIQGNEGTPELFSKGRLWIVNGSDVEEFIVDPQYYGINYSKSWEKITLQESLEQTNNPSDGLLKLARLNAAVFLFVAQKASSIDEAYEKLNG is encoded by the coding sequence ATGGATTTTTTTAAGTATATTCATGCAGTAGGAACCGGAGCAAAAGCTAATAGAGATTTAACTTTTGAAGAATCAAAAGATATGATGAGTCAGATTTTAAATCAATCAGTTTATAGTGAGCAGATAGCTGCTTTTTTACTTGGATGGAGACTCAAGCCTGAAACAACACAAGAATTTAGAGGTGTTGTTGAAGCATGTGATATGTTTATTGAAAAAACACCGGTGGCAAATTCTATAGAACTGGGATACCCCTTTGACGGTAAGGTAAATAACCCTTTTATGTTTCCTCTTATTGCAAAAGTTTTAGAAAACTCAGCTTTGAATCTTGTAGTCGTCGGAGATGATTTAGCACCTGCAAAAAAAGGGATTACACTAAAAGAAGTCGCAACAAATATAAAACTGAATAAAAATATATACTATTTTGACAGAGCAGATTTTTTTAAAGAGATGCATAATTTAACAGACCTTCGCATGAGACTCGGTCTTCGTACGGGATTAAATACAATTGAGAAATTGACACATGTAGGAGAGAGCGAATACGCAATCACGGGAGTATTCCATAAACCGTTTGTAAAAAAATATGTTGAAATTTTTGCTCATAAATATAAAAGACTTGCCTTAATTCAAGGGAATGAGGGAACTCCTGAACTCTTTAGCAAAGGGCGTTTATGGATTGTAAATGGATCTGATGTTGAAGAGTTTATAGTAGATCCGCAATATTATGGTATAAATTATTCAAAATCTTGGGAAAAAATAACTTTGCAAGAGTCCTTGGAGCAGACAAACAATCCCTCTGATGGTTTATTAAAGCTGGCACGATTAAATGCGGCTGTTTTTCTTTTTGTGGCACAAAAAGCCAGTAGTATAGATGAAGCTTATGAAAAACTAAATGGATAA
- a CDS encoding nitrite reductase, protein MRLNKLVMSVAAMAIVGSGLVADTSSMDVEAVFEKECQGCHGPNHEGGVGSDLRPSVIGKKNAYELAETILNGKAGTAMPQFKDKFSKADADKMVDYLQHFKGRVIKQLTLDAVKDGWKPLNDRMEFFKKYPKAVDVKKNTDICFVTERDAERVVFVDGTSGKILSRHPAGFAVHVTVTNKRQPRYAYSISRSGLVTMYDLNTPGQQKIAECQVGSESRGLAVSPDGKYLMAGNYTPGGAVLMDAMTLEPLKVYPTSSVIQPNGNIDSSRVAGIFDTPYGPYFAFALKDGGHVYIVDYSKPDFPIVGDIPNIGDILHDGFLNEGKEIGRYLFIASQGSDVVGVVDFKTKSLVTKIYTGPASKPHPGQGSSWYNETLGQQLGATVNMNLGQVTIWDDHFDVIRQIPTGGGGLFIGTSEHTPFLWADNVLGGDDVWNQVHLINKQTLELDRILTVGTTEGTVMDPVTHKILYKWKVPTVKDENGKVIVPRILHAEPANHGHWTMISEWNAGRIGIYEAKTGKFVKYINGLTTPTFTYSIEHRQTIPGA, encoded by the coding sequence ATGAGATTAAACAAGTTAGTTATGTCGGTTGCTGCAATGGCAATCGTTGGTTCAGGATTAGTTGCTGATACATCAAGTATGGATGTAGAAGCTGTTTTTGAAAAAGAGTGCCAGGGATGTCATGGTCCTAATCACGAAGGCGGTGTTGGTTCAGATCTTCGTCCAAGTGTGATTGGCAAAAAAAATGCTTATGAACTTGCAGAAACTATATTAAATGGTAAAGCAGGTACAGCTATGCCTCAGTTTAAAGATAAATTTAGCAAGGCTGATGCTGATAAAATGGTTGATTATCTACAACACTTTAAAGGCAGAGTAATCAAACAACTTACACTTGATGCTGTAAAAGATGGCTGGAAGCCTCTAAATGACAGAATGGAATTTTTCAAAAAATATCCAAAAGCAGTAGATGTTAAGAAAAATACGGATATCTGTTTCGTAACAGAGCGTGATGCTGAACGCGTAGTGTTTGTTGATGGAACAAGCGGTAAAATTTTATCTAGACATCCAGCAGGTTTTGCTGTCCATGTAACAGTTACAAACAAGCGTCAGCCTCGTTATGCTTACTCAATCTCTCGCTCAGGTTTAGTAACAATGTACGACCTTAACACTCCGGGCCAACAAAAAATTGCTGAGTGTCAGGTTGGTTCTGAATCTCGTGGTCTTGCAGTTTCTCCGGATGGTAAATACTTAATGGCTGGTAACTACACTCCGGGCGGTGCTGTGCTTATGGATGCTATGACGCTTGAGCCGTTAAAAGTTTATCCTACTTCAAGTGTTATTCAACCAAATGGAAATATTGATTCATCTCGTGTAGCTGGTATTTTCGATACTCCATACGGTCCTTATTTTGCATTTGCACTTAAAGATGGTGGACATGTTTATATCGTAGACTACTCTAAGCCTGATTTCCCAATCGTTGGAGATATTCCAAATATCGGTGATATTCTTCATGATGGTTTCTTAAATGAAGGTAAAGAGATTGGTCGTTACTTATTTATCGCTTCTCAAGGAAGTGATGTTGTCGGTGTAGTTGATTTTAAAACTAAATCATTAGTAACAAAAATCTATACAGGTCCTGCATCTAAGCCACACCCAGGTCAAGGTTCTTCTTGGTATAATGAAACTCTAGGACAGCAGCTCGGTGCAACTGTTAATATGAATCTTGGTCAAGTAACTATCTGGGATGATCATTTTGATGTAATTCGTCAAATTCCAACTGGCGGCGGTGGATTATTTATAGGTACATCAGAGCATACACCATTTTTATGGGCAGATAATGTTTTAGGTGGTGATGATGTTTGGAATCAAGTTCATTTGATCAACAAACAAACTCTTGAATTAGACAGAATACTTACAGTTGGTACAACTGAAGGTACTGTTATGGATCCTGTAACTCACAAAATTTTATACAAATGGAAAGTTCCAACTGTTAAAGATGAAAATGGTAAAGTAATAGTTCCAAGAATTTTACATGCTGAACCGGCTAATCACGGTCACTGGACTATGATTTCTGAGTGGAATGCAGGTCGTATCGGTATCTATGAAGCAAAAACAGGTAAATTTGTTAAATATATCAATGGCTTAACAACTCCTACTTTTACATACTCTATCGAGCATAGACAAACTATTCCTGGAGCATAA
- a CDS encoding c-type cytochrome, which yields MKKIIAVILSLISFLSANELDGKKVFETYCWGCHHQSAEAFGPSFSEIASKRTYEEIQAYILDPESMYKAFGYKRTVMTKIKLTDKEREAIAKYVLLYKGK from the coding sequence ATGAAAAAAATTATAGCAGTAATATTGAGTTTAATTTCATTTTTATCTGCAAATGAGTTGGACGGAAAGAAAGTTTTTGAAACTTATTGCTGGGGTTGTCATCACCAGAGTGCTGAAGCTTTCGGTCCATCTTTTAGTGAAATTGCTTCCAAGCGAACATATGAAGAGATACAAGCTTATATTTTAGACCCTGAATCAATGTATAAGGCTTTTGGGTACAAACGAACAGTTATGACAAAAATTAAACTAACCGACAAAGAGAGAGAGGCTATTGCAAAATATGTACTCTTATATAAAGGCAAATAA
- a CDS encoding radical SAM/SPASM domain-containing protein: protein MFRLSNLISSVVEDKPERVLGGSIAIWNFTNRCNLSCLHCYSKSTLDEVDTLTTEQIKKTILEMKENGVKFIIFSGGEPLTRKDLFEIADFCKENGIITYLSSNGLYFTTGNIQRIVDTFTYVGVSIDGDEPTHDYFRGLKGAFTQTLKAVRLAIETGAKIGIRFTLTKDTVNSLEYIFDLAEKENIPKIYISHLVYSGRGLDNLKMDLSKEQRRKSVEFILDKAFEYHKTGRDIEIVTGNMEQDAVLFLDRFALEYPELKDTMRERLVKWGGNSAGRKLLNINSEGDVRPDPFFPLTIGNIIEQNFGDIWKGGELLDQLRIHPRTQISGICSNCQQIDICNGGSRARAYAITGDLWSEDPSCYLTEQERRKH from the coding sequence ATGTTTAGATTATCCAATTTAATATCTTCAGTTGTTGAAGACAAGCCAGAAAGAGTTCTTGGGGGTTCAATAGCAATATGGAATTTTACAAATAGATGCAACCTCTCATGTCTTCACTGCTACTCTAAATCAACATTAGATGAAGTTGATACTTTAACAACTGAGCAGATTAAAAAAACAATACTAGAGATGAAAGAAAACGGCGTAAAATTTATCATCTTCTCTGGCGGCGAGCCTCTTACAAGAAAAGATCTTTTTGAAATTGCCGATTTTTGCAAAGAGAATGGAATCATCACCTATCTCTCCAGCAACGGCCTCTATTTTACAACAGGAAATATACAGCGCATAGTGGACACATTTACATATGTCGGTGTAAGCATAGATGGAGATGAACCTACTCATGACTATTTCCGCGGACTAAAAGGTGCATTTACCCAAACGCTTAAAGCTGTTCGTCTTGCTATAGAAACCGGAGCTAAAATCGGGATCCGTTTTACTCTTACAAAAGATACGGTAAATTCCTTAGAGTACATTTTTGACTTAGCTGAAAAAGAGAATATTCCAAAAATCTATATTTCTCATCTTGTCTACTCCGGTCGTGGTTTAGACAACTTAAAAATGGACCTCTCAAAAGAGCAGAGAAGAAAATCTGTAGAGTTTATCCTTGACAAAGCGTTTGAATATCATAAAACAGGCAGAGACATTGAGATAGTAACCGGAAATATGGAACAAGATGCAGTTCTGTTTTTAGATAGATTTGCTCTTGAATATCCTGAACTAAAAGATACAATGAGAGAGCGTTTGGTTAAGTGGGGCGGAAACAGTGCCGGACGAAAACTTTTAAATATAAACAGCGAAGGTGATGTAAGACCGGATCCATTCTTCCCATTAACCATTGGAAATATAATAGAACAAAACTTCGGTGATATTTGGAAAGGCGGTGAGCTTCTAGACCAACTGCGCATTCATCCAAGAACACAAATCAGCGGTATATGTTCAAACTGCCAACAGATAGATATATGCAACGGCGGCTCAAGAGCAAGAGCTTATGCTATTACAGGTGATTTATGGAGTGAAGATCCATCATGTTATTTAACTGAACAAGAGAG